The following coding sequences are from one Candidatus Methylomirabilota bacterium window:
- a CDS encoding LLM class flavin-dependent oxidoreductase, with product MRIGFHLTPFWSPTDRPPTQIIDEVIEVVGAASRLGYAWVSIGHHLLSHPTVWPQPFPTLARLAPETGRMRLKTSMLLLPLVAAVDAAENIATLDHITHGRLDVGVSIGYREKELETVGLSRGDRVPKLEESLALMKRLWAGEEVTFQGRYTRVTAGRMGFRPYQQPHPPLEMGAQSVGATRRAARLTDGVLFGPQMAWDAVAKLAVVFSEARQEAGQTPGTVGASRALIVGASREAAAAAARPYLEKTFAMYRAWEMQESTMMELQLSFDVPLESWTVCGSPADCVETIARARATGLDHIGFTIYSLPRETKARIEYLQMIAEEILRPAGALAT from the coding sequence ATGCGCATCGGCTTCCATCTCACGCCGTTCTGGAGTCCGACCGACCGCCCTCCGACCCAGATCATCGACGAGGTGATCGAGGTCGTGGGCGCGGCGTCCCGGCTGGGCTACGCCTGGGTCTCGATCGGTCACCACCTCCTGTCCCATCCCACGGTCTGGCCGCAGCCCTTCCCGACGCTGGCCCGGCTGGCGCCGGAGACGGGCCGGATGCGGCTCAAGACCTCGATGCTGCTGCTGCCGCTCGTGGCCGCGGTCGACGCCGCCGAAAACATCGCGACGCTCGACCACATCACCCACGGCCGCCTGGATGTCGGCGTCTCCATCGGCTACCGCGAGAAGGAGCTCGAGACCGTCGGGCTTTCACGCGGTGACCGCGTGCCCAAGCTCGAGGAGTCCCTGGCGCTGATGAAGCGGCTCTGGGCGGGCGAGGAGGTGACGTTCCAGGGCCGTTACACGCGGGTGACCGCGGGGCGGATGGGCTTCAGGCCCTACCAGCAGCCCCACCCACCGCTCGAAATGGGGGCCCAGAGCGTCGGCGCCACCCGCAGGGCGGCGCGCTTGACCGACGGAGTCCTCTTCGGCCCCCAGATGGCCTGGGACGCGGTGGCCAAGCTCGCGGTCGTGTTCAGCGAAGCGCGCCAGGAAGCGGGCCAGACGCCGGGGACGGTCGGCGCCTCGCGGGCCCTCATCGTCGGCGCCAGCCGCGAGGCGGCCGCGGCGGCGGCGCGGCCCTACCTCGAGAAGACGTTCGCGATGTACCGGGCCTGGGAGATGCAAGAGTCGACGATGATGGAGCTCCAGCTCAGCTTCGACGTGCCGCTCGAGAGCTGGACGGTCTGCGGCTCGCCGGCCGACTGCGTCGAAACCATCGCGCGGGCCCGGGCGACAGGGCTCGACCACATCGGGTTCACGATCTACAGCCTGCCGCGCGAGACCAAGGCGCGCATCGAGTACCTCCAGATGATCGCGGAAGAGATCCTGCGCCCGGCCGGCGCCCTGGCGACGTGA